The following proteins are co-located in the Flavobacterium sp. CECT 9288 genome:
- a CDS encoding proton-conducting transporter membrane subunit codes for MTNEFLLVFIIIPIVGFLISFFIPEKKESWLSWTAFTTVFVQFLVLCVFISYWIINGSKDLNLFEVSLVKTNDYDFFIDFYFDKVTAVYLFIGALLTSMITTYSRYYLHREKGYKRFFITVLFFFFGYNLAILSGNFETLFIGWEIIGISSFLLIGFYRERYLPVKNAFRVFSIYRIGDVGIILAMWASHHLFHENITFIRLHNYELVNEHLQNHTLIGSFIALCLACAAAVKSAQVPFSSWLPRAMEGPTPSSAIFYGSLSVHLGAFLMLRTMPFWEHQTSMRIAIGVMGFTTSIITTLIARVQSSVKSQIAYSSISQIGLIFIEIALGFETLALFHIAGNAFLRTYQLLVSPSVVSYLIREQFYNFVPKQVSKSIIPKKIENALYVLSLNEFHLEKIIRIFLWNPLNTIGNKLNFLNLRKLFFLFLSTYLAGSITLYYKNSIPSYVTNYLPEVFATIGLVFVFKAFSERKSPFVAWLLIVFNHFWIVLAILFNEKVSYYEISLYITGIVIAGTIGYIALLKLKTMEKRILLSQHSGHVYEHPKFAFFFLLAALGVTGFPITSTFIGEDLLFSHIESHQVVLAFLVASSFVVSGIAGVRIYTRLFLGTHIKTYHELPYKSS; via the coding sequence ATGACAAATGAATTTTTATTAGTATTTATCATCATTCCTATTGTAGGATTTTTGATTAGTTTTTTTATTCCTGAAAAGAAAGAGTCTTGGTTATCTTGGACGGCATTTACAACCGTTTTTGTTCAGTTTTTAGTGCTATGCGTTTTTATTTCCTATTGGATAATTAACGGCAGCAAAGATTTAAATTTATTCGAAGTTTCTTTAGTCAAAACAAATGACTACGACTTCTTCATAGATTTTTATTTCGACAAAGTAACAGCTGTTTATTTATTCATTGGTGCTTTATTAACCTCAATGATAACAACATATAGTCGCTATTATTTACATCGAGAAAAAGGATACAAACGTTTTTTTATTACTGTTTTATTCTTCTTTTTTGGATATAATTTAGCCATTTTATCAGGAAATTTTGAAACCTTATTTATTGGTTGGGAAATTATCGGAATTTCATCATTTTTACTAATTGGTTTTTACAGAGAACGTTATTTACCTGTAAAAAATGCGTTCCGAGTATTTTCAATCTATAGAATTGGTGATGTGGGAATTATTTTAGCGATGTGGGCCAGTCATCATTTGTTTCATGAAAACATCACTTTTATCCGACTGCATAATTACGAATTGGTCAACGAACATTTGCAAAATCATACCTTAATCGGTTCATTTATTGCCTTATGTTTGGCGTGTGCAGCAGCAGTAAAATCTGCTCAAGTACCTTTTTCTTCTTGGTTACCAAGAGCTATGGAAGGTCCTACGCCATCAAGTGCTATTTTTTACGGTTCACTTTCGGTGCATTTAGGTGCTTTTTTAATGTTACGAACCATGCCTTTTTGGGAACACCAAACGTCTATGCGAATTGCCATTGGTGTGATGGGATTTACCACAAGTATCATTACCACTTTGATTGCTAGAGTACAATCCTCCGTAAAAAGTCAAATTGCTTATAGTTCGATTTCTCAAATTGGATTGATATTTATTGAAATTGCTTTAGGATTCGAAACATTAGCTTTATTTCATATAGCTGGAAATGCGTTTTTAAGAACCTATCAATTATTGGTTTCACCATCTGTGGTAAGTTATTTAATCCGAGAACAATTTTACAATTTCGTACCTAAACAAGTAAGCAAAAGTATCATTCCTAAAAAAATAGAAAATGCTTTATATGTGTTAAGTTTAAACGAATTTCACTTGGAAAAAATCATTAGAATTTTCCTGTGGAATCCATTAAACACAATTGGTAACAAATTAAATTTCTTAAACCTAAGAAAATTATTCTTTTTGTTTTTAAGCACGTATTTAGCAGGAAGCATCACTTTGTATTACAAAAATTCCATTCCAAGTTACGTGACTAATTATTTACCTGAAGTTTTCGCTACCATTGGATTGGTATTCGTTTTCAAAGCCTTTTCAGAAAGGAAAAGTCCGTTTGTGGCTTGGCTACTAATTGTTTTTAATCATTTCTGGATTGTGTTAGCCATTTTGTTTAACGAAAAAGTAAGCTATTACGAAATATCCCTTTATATCACAGGAATTGTAATTGCGGGAACTATTGGTTACATCGCTTTATTGAAATTAAAAACAATGGAAAAAAGAATTTTATTAAGTCAACATTCTGGACACGTTTATGAACATCCAAAATTTGCTTTCTTTTTCTTATTAGCAGCACTTGGCGTTACCGGTTTTCCTATCACTTCCACTTTTATTGGCGAAGATTTATTGTTTAGCCATATTGAAAGTCACCAAGTAGTTTTAGCTTTTTTAGTGGCAAGTAGTTTTGTGGTTTCTGGAATTGCTGGCGTTAGAATTTACACCAGACTTTTCTTAGGAACACACATCAAAACCTATCACGAATTACCTTATAAATCATCATAA
- a CDS encoding SulP family inorganic anion transporter — translation MNSKIKKFIPADGIAGLKENFSSDAISGFIVFLLALPLSLGIAKASEFPPIMGLITAIIGGLLVSLISGSRLTIKGPAAGLIVIVASAVAEFGKGDPILGWKLALGAMVIAGFVQILFGVLKLGKLADFFPLSAIHGMLAAIGIIIIAKQIPVLLNDNPTLAKGKGPLELLANIPNFIMNLDYKATIIGVVSLAIMLGWPYIKNKYIKMFPAPLVVLLFAIPAELYMDFAHTEPAYSLVKIGNLVDNINFNASFEGISQTGTFIKFVIMFALVGTLESLLTVKAIDLVDPFKRKSNANKDLIAVGIGNVFAAFLGGLPMIAEVARSSSNVNNGGKTRWANFFHGFFILAFLLVASPLLEMIPNAALAAMLVTVGIKLAHPKEFIHTFEIGKEQLAIFLVTIFFTLFEDLLVGIAAGMVLNMIIHLLHGTPISSFFKAPTEVAFEGNEYLVTISKAAIFTNFLGIKRKLEEIPYGFNVTIDLKNTKLVDNSVMENLEHFVHDYESNGGKVTIKGLENHTAFSAHPKSSRKNLNFIN, via the coding sequence ATGAACTCAAAAATAAAAAAATTCATCCCTGCAGACGGAATTGCGGGATTAAAAGAAAATTTCTCATCAGATGCCATATCTGGTTTTATCGTATTTTTATTAGCGCTTCCTTTAAGTTTAGGAATTGCCAAAGCATCAGAATTTCCACCAATTATGGGATTAATTACTGCCATTATTGGTGGTTTATTAGTCAGTTTAATTTCAGGTTCACGATTAACTATAAAAGGACCAGCTGCTGGATTAATCGTAATTGTAGCTAGCGCAGTTGCCGAATTTGGAAAAGGCGACCCGATTTTAGGTTGGAAATTAGCCTTAGGAGCCATGGTAATTGCGGGTTTTGTTCAAATTTTATTTGGCGTTTTAAAACTAGGAAAACTTGCCGATTTCTTTCCACTTTCAGCCATTCATGGTATGTTAGCCGCCATTGGAATTATTATTATTGCGAAACAAATTCCGGTATTATTAAATGACAATCCTACCTTAGCAAAAGGAAAAGGTCCTTTAGAATTATTAGCTAACATTCCGAATTTCATTATGAATTTAGACTATAAAGCTACTATTATTGGTGTGGTGAGTTTAGCCATTATGTTAGGTTGGCCATATATCAAAAACAAGTATATCAAAATGTTTCCAGCACCACTTGTAGTTTTATTATTCGCTATTCCTGCAGAATTATATATGGATTTCGCTCATACAGAACCGGCTTATTCTTTGGTAAAAATTGGAAATTTAGTAGATAACATTAATTTCAATGCTAGTTTTGAAGGAATTTCACAAACAGGAACTTTTATCAAATTCGTAATTATGTTTGCTTTGGTTGGAACTTTAGAAAGTTTATTAACTGTAAAAGCAATAGATTTAGTTGATCCTTTCAAAAGAAAATCGAACGCTAATAAAGATTTAATTGCGGTTGGAATTGGAAATGTTTTCGCTGCTTTTTTAGGTGGTTTACCAATGATTGCTGAAGTAGCACGTAGTTCTTCAAATGTGAACAATGGTGGAAAAACACGTTGGGCGAATTTCTTCCATGGTTTTTTCATTTTAGCCTTTTTATTAGTCGCTTCCCCATTATTAGAAATGATTCCGAATGCCGCATTAGCAGCCATGTTAGTTACGGTTGGAATAAAATTAGCGCATCCAAAAGAATTCATTCATACATTTGAAATAGGAAAAGAACAATTAGCTATATTTTTAGTGACTATTTTCTTTACTTTGTTTGAAGATTTATTAGTGGGTATTGCTGCCGGTATGGTTTTAAACATGATCATTCACTTATTACACGGAACTCCAATTTCATCATTTTTTAAAGCGCCAACTGAAGTCGCTTTCGAAGGAAATGAGTATTTAGTAACGATTAGTAAAGCTGCAATTTTTACAAATTTTTTAGGAATTAAAAGAAAATTAGAAGAAATCCCATACGGATTTAATGTTACTATCGACTTGAAAAACACTAAGCTTGTAGACAATTCTGTTATGGAAAACTTAGAACATTTTGTTCATGATTATGAATCGAATGGAGGAAAAGTAACCATTAAAGGATTAGAAAACCATACTGCTTTCTCCGCTCATCCAAAATCGTCTAGAAAAAATTTAAATTTTATAAATTAA
- a CDS encoding DUF2490 domain-containing protein, whose product MKKYRHFLVALVGLLGILLPNSSNAQVKTSNNDVWFHYVGKNMLSQKLSFTLEATMRYANGVSEKQQYFVRPSFDYQFTNKFNGSIGYSHYNTYVYGSPSLNKTDIPEDHVWIQGTFVHSKGKFKFTHRLRDEFRFVGIPIKNGSDYSIDQYDYRNRLRYMFLMNYTLTKKEDKVKLFGILGDEAFFNLGSNAGKTFFNQNRIIGGLGYNIDKNQQIQLSYIHQNIWNYTNTLQESNPTVRISYITNISLFK is encoded by the coding sequence ATGAAAAAATATAGACATTTCTTAGTAGCTCTCGTTGGGCTACTAGGAATTCTGTTGCCAAATAGTTCAAACGCACAAGTAAAAACAAGTAATAACGATGTTTGGTTTCATTATGTTGGAAAAAACATGTTAAGCCAAAAGTTATCGTTTACACTAGAAGCCACTATGCGATATGCCAACGGGGTTTCAGAAAAGCAACAATATTTTGTGAGACCCTCTTTTGATTATCAGTTTACTAATAAATTCAATGGTAGTATTGGTTATTCGCATTACAACACCTATGTATATGGAAGTCCGTCTTTAAACAAAACAGACATTCCTGAAGATCATGTTTGGATTCAAGGAACGTTTGTGCATTCTAAAGGAAAATTCAAATTTACACATCGTTTAAGAGATGAATTTAGATTTGTAGGCATACCAATTAAAAACGGATCAGATTATTCAATTGATCAATACGATTACCGAAACAGATTGCGATATATGTTCTTGATGAATTATACTTTAACGAAAAAAGAAGATAAAGTCAAATTGTTCGGAATTCTGGGCGATGAAGCTTTTTTTAATTTGGGTTCCAATGCTGGAAAAACTTTCTTCAATCAAAATAGAATTATTGGAGGTTTAGGCTATAATATTGATAAAAACCAACAAATTCAATTGAGTTACATCCATCAAAATATTTGGAATTATACGAATACGTTACAAGAAAGTAATCCAACCGTTAGGATATCCTACATCACTAACATTAGTTTGTTTAAATAA
- a CDS encoding 1-phosphofructokinase family hexose kinase — MKTKPIVTLTINPSLDKSTHFAGLIAEQKIRCGKPRYDAGGGGINVSKAIAKLGGTSKCIFTSGGSSGELLEELITKEGLQFELIRTKSWTRENFIAFDSETQSQYRFGFPGNELSPAEQDEILQKVKTLQTGYLVISGSLNEGLATDFYQQIAQIAKASNIKVIVDTSGEPLKKVLETGVYLIKPNIGELAKLIGVDRLEFPEVEKAAKQLIENKSAEIVVVSLGADGAILVTQDETHFVQAPKVEKKSTVGAGDSMVGGMVWALSQNKTLKEVIQMGVACGSAATMNEGTQLFKTEDVIQLLGEM; from the coding sequence ATGAAAACGAAACCCATTGTAACACTGACCATAAATCCTTCCTTAGATAAATCAACTCATTTTGCAGGACTTATCGCTGAGCAAAAAATTAGATGTGGAAAACCACGCTATGACGCTGGTGGTGGCGGAATCAATGTTTCGAAAGCCATTGCAAAACTTGGAGGTACGTCCAAATGCATTTTTACTTCTGGAGGTTCTTCTGGCGAATTGCTCGAAGAATTAATTACAAAAGAAGGTTTGCAATTTGAATTAATAAGAACTAAAAGCTGGACACGAGAAAATTTTATTGCTTTTGATTCAGAAACACAATCGCAATACCGTTTTGGTTTTCCAGGAAATGAGTTGTCTCCAGCTGAACAAGATGAAATTTTGCAAAAAGTAAAAACGTTGCAAACGGGTTACTTGGTAATAAGCGGAAGCTTAAATGAAGGATTAGCAACTGATTTTTACCAACAAATAGCCCAAATAGCTAAAGCCTCTAACATCAAAGTTATTGTAGATACATCTGGTGAACCACTGAAAAAAGTTTTAGAAACAGGAGTCTACTTGATAAAGCCCAACATTGGAGAATTAGCAAAGTTAATTGGTGTAGATCGATTAGAATTTCCAGAGGTTGAGAAAGCGGCCAAACAATTAATAGAAAATAAAAGTGCTGAAATTGTTGTAGTTTCACTAGGAGCTGATGGAGCCATTTTAGTAACTCAAGACGAAACTCATTTTGTTCAAGCACCAAAAGTAGAAAAGAAAAGTACCGTAGGAGCTGGTGACAGTATGGTGGGTGGTATGGTGTGGGCATTGTCTCAAAACAAAACTTTAAAAGAAGTGATACAAATGGGAGTTGCTTGTGGTTCTGCAGCAACTATGAACGAAGGAACTCAATTGTTTAAAACGGAAGATGTGATTCAATTGTTGGGTGAAATGTAA
- a CDS encoding M1 family aminopeptidase, with translation MFGTLFTFELKRWLKNPTFYIYAGIFMAFSMLMMASSLGIFDSFKTTTASNAMANSPIALNNMLNALSVFIYFLLPSIIGASVYRDFKYNMHSILFSYPFSKWDYLMSKFFSSLLVVILITLCIGLGAFLASFLPGVNPQLLGPHSFMAYLQSYLIFIIPNLAFFGVIVFSVVTITRNISVGFITVLLLLFVQGIVSSFTKENENRFLVALFDPFGSEALSYYTKYWTVYEKNENLLPFKGAIIYNRAIWLTVSMVILGLMYRYFSFTQTALTLRKSKDNERITKNNFGGITKVNLPKVGYDYSTKQNLKTAWSLSQVDFKFIVKNWIFISIVLVGMLFILITALSSGAFFGTETYPVTWQMLEIPGSTFGLFINILTFLFSGILIHRATTTRMFHLIDVTPTPNWVLLLSKFIAIVKMQMVLLLVIMFSGILFQVYKGYFNFEIGHYLFELYALKWIEYIIWALMAVLIQTLVKNYLLGFFILLLFYIGLSFLPAIGVEQLIYQFNSDTGYSFSDMNGYGHRLSSYFLYKIYWLALGIIFFGLALLFWTRGTVQSFKGRWSDFKIRFTKQIALLLVAATFVFLGIGGALYYQDNILNENKSGNEQELEIVNWEKKYKKFENKIQPRITDIKIDMDLFPEERNFVANGKYILKNKSTQVIDSILVDYKEGTQVSFNVKNKLVSKDTLYNFNIYKLEQALQPGDSIQMSFVVKNKPNTFFKNNSPVLYNGTFINNDIFPSLGYSASSELTDDDVRKKYGLKPKDRMAKPTDSIARKNTYISSDADWLTFETTVSTSGDQTAIAPGYLKKKWQKNGRNYFHYKMDKKMLNFYAFNSARYEVKRDKWKNVNIEIYYHKGHEYNLNRMIAGVKKSLEYYTKNFSPYQHKQVRIIEYPKTQGQFAQSFANTIPYSEAIGFIADVNDDNQDAVDYPFAVTSHEVAHQWWAHQVIGGNVQGATLLSESLSEYSSLKVLEQTYGKSKMRRFLKDALDKYLQGRTFESKKEQPLMFNENQQYIHYEKGSLVLYALSDYIGEQKMNNTLKSYISKVAFQDAPYTNSIELVNELKKATPDSLQYVINDMFETITLYDNRISNVTSKKMPNGKFQVTIQFEVSKYKADKEGKRIFTDPKGKTLKFTRKGDKYPTESFPLQDYVEIGIFSEQTIKGKKTDKELYLKKLKINTIDNTVVLMVNEKPTEVGVDPYNKLIDTNSDDNRRKL, from the coding sequence ATGTTTGGAACCTTATTTACTTTTGAATTAAAAAGGTGGCTAAAAAATCCAACTTTTTATATATACGCCGGAATTTTCATGGCATTTTCTATGTTAATGATGGCTAGTAGTCTTGGAATTTTTGATAGTTTTAAAACTACTACGGCCTCTAACGCTATGGCAAATTCGCCTATAGCATTAAACAATATGTTAAACGCATTATCAGTTTTTATTTATTTTTTATTACCCTCCATTATAGGTGCGTCCGTTTATCGTGATTTTAAATATAACATGCATTCTATCTTGTTTTCGTATCCATTTAGCAAATGGGATTACTTAATGAGTAAGTTTTTCAGTTCCTTATTAGTTGTTATTTTAATCACGCTTTGCATTGGTTTAGGTGCTTTTTTAGCTTCATTTTTACCAGGAGTAAACCCACAGTTATTGGGTCCGCATAGTTTTATGGCCTATTTGCAAAGTTATTTGATATTTATAATCCCTAATTTAGCGTTTTTTGGTGTAATTGTTTTTTCAGTAGTAACAATTACCCGTAATATTTCGGTTGGTTTCATTACTGTTTTACTTCTTTTATTTGTGCAAGGTATTGTAAGTAGTTTTACAAAAGAAAATGAGAATCGATTTTTGGTTGCGCTTTTTGATCCTTTTGGTAGTGAAGCTTTAAGTTATTATACAAAGTATTGGACTGTTTACGAGAAAAACGAAAATTTACTGCCTTTTAAGGGAGCTATTATTTACAATAGGGCAATTTGGTTGACTGTTTCTATGGTAATTCTAGGTCTTATGTACCGCTATTTTTCATTTACTCAAACAGCATTAACACTAAGAAAAAGTAAAGATAATGAGCGTATTACGAAGAACAATTTTGGTGGAATTACTAAAGTCAACTTGCCTAAAGTAGGGTATGATTATTCAACCAAACAAAATTTGAAAACAGCTTGGAGTTTATCTCAAGTAGATTTTAAATTTATTGTGAAAAACTGGATATTTATCAGCATTGTGCTTGTAGGAATGCTTTTTATTTTAATTACAGCTTTGTCTTCGGGTGCATTTTTTGGAACAGAAACCTATCCGGTTACTTGGCAAATGCTCGAAATTCCGGGAAGTACTTTTGGGTTGTTTATCAATATTTTAACCTTTCTTTTTTCTGGGATTTTAATTCATCGTGCTACTACCACTAGAATGTTTCATTTAATAGATGTAACACCTACTCCTAACTGGGTTTTACTTTTGTCAAAGTTTATTGCCATTGTCAAAATGCAAATGGTATTACTTTTAGTAATTATGTTTTCGGGGATTTTGTTTCAGGTGTATAAAGGTTATTTTAATTTTGAAATAGGTCATTATCTATTTGAATTGTATGCCTTAAAATGGATCGAATATATAATTTGGGCATTAATGGCAGTTCTTATTCAAACATTAGTTAAAAACTATTTGTTAGGATTCTTTATCCTTTTACTTTTTTACATAGGATTAAGTTTTCTGCCAGCAATAGGGGTTGAACAACTAATTTATCAGTTTAATAGCGATACGGGTTATAGTTTTTCTGATATGAATGGTTACGGTCACAGATTGTCATCTTATTTTCTCTATAAAATATATTGGTTAGCACTTGGAATTATTTTCTTTGGTTTAGCATTACTTTTTTGGACTAGAGGTACGGTACAATCTTTTAAGGGTCGTTGGTCTGATTTTAAAATCAGATTTACAAAGCAAATTGCATTGCTACTGGTAGCGGCAACATTCGTTTTTTTAGGAATTGGTGGAGCGTTGTATTATCAAGATAATATTTTAAACGAAAATAAAAGCGGTAACGAACAGGAGCTAGAAATTGTAAATTGGGAAAAGAAATACAAAAAGTTCGAGAACAAAATTCAACCAAGAATTACAGATATTAAAATTGATATGGATTTGTTTCCAGAGGAACGCAATTTTGTTGCTAATGGGAAATACATTTTAAAAAATAAATCAACTCAAGTAATTGACTCTATTTTGGTGGATTATAAAGAAGGAACCCAAGTTAGTTTCAATGTCAAAAACAAGTTGGTTTCTAAGGATACACTTTATAATTTTAACATATATAAATTAGAGCAAGCACTGCAACCTGGTGACTCTATCCAAATGAGTTTTGTTGTAAAGAATAAGCCAAATACTTTCTTTAAAAATAACTCTCCTGTTTTATATAATGGAACGTTTATTAATAATGATATTTTTCCTTCTCTAGGATATTCAGCTTCAAGTGAATTGACAGATGATGATGTTCGAAAAAAATACGGGCTGAAACCAAAAGATAGAATGGCTAAACCAACAGATAGTATTGCTAGGAAAAACACTTATATCAGTTCTGATGCGGATTGGTTAACATTTGAAACCACAGTAAGTACCTCTGGAGATCAAACAGCTATAGCACCTGGTTATTTAAAAAAGAAATGGCAAAAAAACGGACGAAATTATTTCCATTATAAAATGGATAAAAAAATGCTTAATTTCTATGCTTTTAACTCTGCTCGATATGAGGTTAAACGAGACAAATGGAAAAATGTAAATATTGAAATATATTACCACAAAGGACACGAATACAACTTAAATCGAATGATTGCAGGTGTAAAGAAATCCCTAGAGTATTATACTAAAAATTTCAGTCCGTACCAGCACAAACAAGTTCGAATTATTGAATATCCTAAAACACAAGGTCAATTTGCACAATCATTTGCTAATACGATCCCTTACTCTGAAGCCATAGGTTTTATAGCTGATGTAAATGACGACAATCAAGACGCTGTTGATTATCCTTTTGCAGTTACATCACACGAGGTAGCACATCAGTGGTGGGCTCACCAAGTTATAGGTGGCAATGTTCAAGGGGCAACATTACTCTCTGAGAGTTTGTCAGAATACAGTTCATTAAAAGTTTTAGAACAAACATATGGAAAATCTAAAATGCGACGATTTTTAAAAGACGCACTAGATAAATATTTACAAGGACGAACTTTTGAAAGCAAAAAAGAACAACCTTTAATGTTTAACGAAAACCAACAATACATTCATTATGAGAAAGGATCATTGGTATTGTATGCCTTAAGTGATTATATTGGAGAACAGAAAATGAACAATACCTTAAAGAGTTATATAAGTAAGGTGGCTTTTCAAGACGCTCCCTATACCAACTCAATAGAATTAGTTAACGAATTGAAAAAAGCAACTCCAGATTCGTTACAATATGTTATTAATGATATGTTTGAGACAATAACTTTATACGATAACAGAATTAGTAATGTGACTTCTAAAAAAATGCCAAATGGCAAATTTCAAGTTACGATTCAGTTTGAAGTTTCAAAGTATAAAGCTGACAAGGAAGGAAAAAGAATCTTCACAGATCCTAAAGGAAAAACATTAAAGTTCACTAGGAAAGGCGACAAGTATCCTACAGAATCGTTTCCTTTACAAGACTATGTAGAAATTGGAATTTTTTCGGAGCAAACCATTAAAGGAAAAAAAACAGATAAAGAATTGTATCTAAAAAAATTAAAAATTAATACTATTGATAATACAGTGGTGTTGATGGTGAACGAAAAACCTACAGAAGTTGGCGTTGACCCTTATAATAAGTTGATCGATACAAATTCTGATGATAACAGAAGGAAATTGTAA